One segment of Alistipes finegoldii DSM 17242 DNA contains the following:
- a CDS encoding IS3 family transposase, producing MSLSFLCGLFGYTRQAYYKHLRRNREGSLSDTLLLERVGYYRKLMPRLGGRKLWHLLQQDGFPVSRDRLFTLLSENNLLVKRRKKYSVTTCSRHWMRKYPNLIRGFDLERPHRLWVGDITYISLKEGFAYLALITDAYSKRIVGYDLNTTLERDGALRALRMAIDQTPQQKRQGLIHHSDRGCQYCSKEYVKLLTDNGIRISMTEKGDPYENAVAERVNGILKSEWIDEECFESFQAAKERIDQIVILYNSLRPHASCDWLTPLEAELRTGKLKHHWGRKTVVRKAYVNLYQDNIF from the coding sequence ATGAGCCTGTCGTTTCTGTGCGGGTTGTTCGGCTATACCCGTCAGGCCTATTATAAACATTTACGGCGTAATAGGGAAGGATCTTTGTCCGACACCCTTCTTTTGGAGCGGGTGGGTTACTACCGGAAACTGATGCCCAGGCTCGGCGGTCGTAAACTGTGGCATTTGCTGCAACAAGACGGATTTCCGGTCAGTCGGGATCGGTTATTTACGCTGCTTTCGGAAAACAATCTTCTGGTCAAACGTCGGAAGAAATACAGCGTTACGACCTGCTCGCGGCACTGGATGCGTAAATATCCGAATCTGATCCGGGGTTTCGACCTCGAGCGGCCGCATCGTTTATGGGTCGGAGATATTACGTACATTTCTTTGAAAGAAGGATTTGCATATCTGGCTTTGATAACGGATGCCTATTCCAAACGGATCGTAGGCTATGATCTGAATACGACATTGGAACGGGACGGAGCGCTCCGTGCACTGAGGATGGCCATAGACCAGACTCCGCAGCAAAAACGGCAAGGGTTAATCCATCATTCGGACAGAGGATGCCAATATTGTTCGAAAGAATATGTGAAATTGCTGACCGATAATGGGATTCGCATCAGCATGACTGAAAAGGGCGATCCGTATGAGAATGCCGTTGCCGAACGGGTGAACGGTATTCTGAAGAGCGAATGGATCGACGAGGAATGTTTTGAAAGTTTTCAGGCAGCAAAAGAACGCATCGACCAGATCGTTATCCTTTACAATTCACTCAGACCTCATGCCAGCTGCGATTGGCTTACGCCCTTGGAAGCGGAACTTAGAACCGGGAAACTCAAACATCATTGGGGCCGAAAGACGGTTGTTCGGAAGGCATATGTAAACTTATATCAGGACAATATTTTTTGA